A window of Triplophysa dalaica isolate WHDGS20190420 chromosome 12, ASM1584641v1, whole genome shotgun sequence genomic DNA:
AGGACAGGGACCCTCACTTTCTTCAACACACAAAGACCACACATACATGAATAAACACATAGATGCATGCAAATGTGCATTGATAAGGCTTTACCTGTTTTGAAGAAGTTGAGGATGGTGTCCTTCGTGATTCCAGGCACCTTGCAGGTGCAGAAGAGCATGCGGAACTGATCCATGTCGAAGGGCATAGTTCCTGCTTTATGAATGGCTAGCTTTTCTCTAATTTACAGCAAACATATGACCGTCAAAGTTTGGCATTTacttaaacaaacaacactaaaaataacaaacaaaacaatagatAAAGTAACAACATTAGTCCAATATAAAATCTCTATCTAGAAAGAAATGGTTACAGGCCAACCTCTGATTTATATCAGTATGACACACCCTGCCCTAGTTCTCTGATTGCCTCATGTTAACACAAGTGATCACTTACCTGCGGATGAGGTCCCAGTACTGGAGGGAGAACCATAAAATTAGACTAGCCCTCTCCAGCTGGGTGCCCTCCTGCGCAGGCCAGCAGTGCTCCAGGTACGCTGTAGGACCCCCAAAATTCACATTGAGCTGAGAGGGAATGCGCAGCTCCAGATAAGCTGTGTCTAGCCACCAGTCCTCAAGCTAAAGTAAATGTTTAACGATCAGATAAGCTATAAACCCTAAATGTAAGTCATTAAACCcgtgtttaaatatataaagcatAATGGAACGCAGGCATCACCCAGTTGCGTCTAGATTTGGCTCTTTGGAGAAGTTTCTGGTGAAGGTGTTTGCCGATGCCTTCCTCGAAGCGCTTCACGATAGCTGTTGTGGCTTCAAACTCCTTATTGGATCCAAAAGGCCTTACTGAAATAAGACGAAAACGCATTTTATACCCATCAAAGATTTTTTCTACATACGAAAATTACATTACAGTTACAAATATGAAGCATCAGCCATCACTCGCCTTTATGAATTCTGTATGTATAAATATCATTCTGTGGGTTCATATCCCCCAGATAAGATCCAATAgatagttttcattaaaaccaatacaattcatattagatttctaaaaataaaaatatcagcaGGTTTATCATGCATCTCACAAACTCGCTCCCAGTGCCACCCTGCATGTTGTATAAGGGTGGGTTGTGTTGACCCCTCACCTGCATCCAGGTATTTGCTCAGTGTGCCCTGTAAGGACGGCACAGGTAGAGGTGGCAGACTGTCCTGATACTGAAAGGTCCGCTCAGCAGTGGACTCGAAAATCTGATTATCCATTATTTCAGCTGCACATAAAACCAGAAAGACTAACAGCAGCGTAACACTGGGTTTATAAAGCCATTTCCCCAAAGTCTGTTTGCTTTACTAACTACACATACAGCAGAGACGTGCAAATGACGTAATTGTTATTTAATGCGATCAAGTTAAACATTACAGCCTCACTTgccattaaaaatataaacaccatGATATATACAAACCTTTGTTAAGAACTTACTTAAATTGCTATGAAGAGACTTACTTTTGACTCCTATCGAGCTGTGCTGGTGAAATTgaaagttttaaaaattgtgTTGAACCCACGACAGCAACGCGCACGCTCGTGTCAGGTCGGGAATAGTTCCTGTTACCTTTGCCCTAATTACAGAACGTGAAgtgaaaaacaataacaatgttTGAATCAACATGGCCACCCACCTGAAcgtatttcaaaataaaagttctgcgGAGCGCAAGTTGACGAAGGACATCGTAAAAGCCTTTGAAGTAAAAATTCAACTAATTATATTTGGTATGTGGAACAGAATTACTAAGCAAACGTACACTGACGGcaataaaatacagtttatgtacTTTCCACATGGAAAGTGGGATATAAGTAGTATATCATTTGACAAAGTATGCAtctcaaacatttaaaacacacaatactaaaTAAATGCTGTTGACTCAACCCGTCTTGTGAATCCCAATTGGTTTCTTGATATGGCAACAATGCACAAGAAAGCCTGGGCTGGCCTTGGCAAGGCTCCACATCTCTCATTCTGCGTGTATTCGATCCAAGGGGGTGTTGTGATGACTACGCTTCAATGCACACACTAAGAGGACATAGAAAGTCTTTGTGTGCTGGAGCACAATTGCTGGTCCTACTTAACTGTAATACTAATGAAGCAATAGAACATGAAAATTCCAGCCAaagtttgatgttttatttttatgtatgatAGAGGACAACCTCTAGTGCCTTTATTAAATTGTTCACAGTTACATCTTATTTAAAACAAGAGAATTTCACAGTTATAAATTTAGGTCACAGATGAATGGCAATGACTTAGCTAGCAGGTGGTATTATTAAGAAACTTAGATGAAACATTAAGTCTGTTAAACCATATTATAGAGTATATAAACTCTATATGAATTAGGCTAAATTGTTTTTAGCAATAGCTATagataaaatatgaaatcattATGGTGCTTTTCCATAAGAAATGTATATACTATACTTAAAAACTAAAGTTTTTCCTCATCACATTCCATACTTTTCAATGGTTTCCTTGGCCAGGGAAATGTAGGCATTCATTGCATCTTCATTTGACATACCTGGAGAAAGAGCAAGTACgtaatttatttcaattaaaataaacagaagagGTCACAGATGACGTTGTAGCTGAGTAAACAGTACGGATAAGCAATATACACAGTAATTCCAAATTATCAATAGTGTCATGTAGAGGGTAACTGACTGGCAGCCTATTTAATTAACCTGTTAGTTGCAAAACAACTTGCAAGACATAAAAATATCTAATCCGTAGCTGCTCTCCTAATGCCGGTGTTGGAAAAAGTAAGTACAATGCATAGTGCAATACTAATATAAGAACTATTCAAGCAAGATTAACCTTTTCTTGAATTCCATGCCTCCCATTTGGCTTTTCCTTTCACATCCAACATTGGTTTACCTGCACAAGACAGAATGTACACAGTTGCAACAGTTATTGTACATATAATTATAAAGTTtacgattaaaaaaaaaaagagtcattTTCTACAACAATTACCAATATTAATATCCCCAGCAATAACTTGCTTGTACAGGCCATATAAATCCAGCAGCTCCCGGTCTGTTGGTCTGGTCTTCACTTTCTTTACATCCTCCGCATGTTGATTAAATTCTGCCTGCGGACACAAATCGTTTTTCATGATCTCTTAAAACGTTTCAgccattattttatatatgttgaGCTCTAATGTGTAATTGTTTATATCAGCTTTGTTGACAAAAGTCACCTATTGACTGTTGTGTCTTCTTCAAACTACATAAGTCAAACTTTTGCAAATTTGGTATATTAACTACAACCGTCTTAATATAAAATTTTAACTTATGTATAATATACTGCATCGCCTATCAAACATTTACAAGTGCATCAAACAAAAATGACGTCATTTATATGGCACGAGTGGAGCGCACAAACTGACGCTCCAGATAAAGACAAGCACGATTCTGAGCGCGCGATATGCACCTGTGCATGCGAGGCAATAATAAATGCAGTTGCGCGTAGACTGTATTATAATACAGCCCTATGTAATCTTTACATTCTTATGCATAAATCCAGCTTCTGACCTGAAGGAATATACGAAGCGCATTATTTTCATGCATTACAACTCCTGGACAAACACAGCATTGGTTTAAAGGAAAATTGTGAAGATCATTACCTGCAACGTCATTTTTAGGCGAGTGTTTTGTCGTTTGGAGAGTCCTCTGGAAAACAGCGCAGATCCTCCGATGAATTACAGCCTACGCTGCTATCTCACAGTGCGACAGTGGAGGTGAGCGCTGATTGGTTGACAGAACGTCCAAGGGGGTGTATCAGTTGAATCACGGTGAAACCCTTTGaagttcatttaatttatatggcCACACCCCTAAATCCTGTATCTGAGTGACCCTTGGCATTTGGCAGCTAGAGTCACAGGACATCCAGTAAACTGAAAAGGTATCAAAATACAGtatgaattatattttcattaattCTGTCACTATCGAGTCTATCCATCAACTTTTGGTAGGTTCCCACGTGCAAGTTAAATCTGCcgagaaagaaaaaatataaaatgtgcaAATATTTATCAACTCAAAATTCACAAAATTCTTAGTCTATGACAGCCGTCCCTAGATGGCGGTATGTATTTCAGGATCCGTCAACGATTCACGAAGTAACCACAGAAGAAGAGACCTTCAAAACAACATGGCTGCCCACAGAGTAGTGCACGCACTGTGTAAAGGAATCAagataaactgtatttttaggCTGACCAAATAAAGGTCTGTTTATTGCTAATATAATTGGTcagtataaaatgtttttaatacttttttgcaTTCTTAATCGGGTTTGATTCGCGGTTTTGCAGAAAATGATGTCTACCCCAGTATCGAAGAAGGGGAAAGGGAAGCACATGCCTGTGAAAACATCCCTGAATAATCCATACAATATTGAGTGGAGCCCGCTGAACAAAGAGCACGAGCAATTTATTCTGAACACGCTTCAAGACAAAATAACGGCTGTTGGTCTTCAGAAAAAGCGAGTGAACACGTTTCGTGATTGGGGCAACAGAAGGAGATCAAACAAAAAGACGTCAAAGCCGTTCGAGGACCACGAACTAGCCACTGACTCCACTGAGAGTGTACAGACCACCTCAAAGCCTTCTGAACCCTGCTGG
This region includes:
- the acbd7 gene encoding acyl-CoA-binding domain-containing protein 7 — protein: MTLQAEFNQHAEDVKKVKTRPTDRELLDLYGLYKQVIAGDINIGKPMLDVKGKAKWEAWNSRKGMSNEDAMNAYISLAKETIEKYGM